The Nitrospira sp. sequence TGAGGCCATTGACGAAGACGAACAGATGAACGAGGCCGTCGAAGAGCATCATCTCGTTCACGTGCTCATCAAGGAACTGAAGAAGCTCGCACCAAAGGATGACGCCTTTCAGGCCAAATTCACCGTCCTGGGGGAGTTGCTGAAGCATCATATTGAGGAAGAAGAAGGGGAAATGTTCCCAATGGCACAAGAAAGCAAACTCGACTGGGCAGCACTGGAGACGGCGGTGATGAAGCGCAAAGAGACCTTGGTGAATAAGTTTACTAGGGGCAAGAAGCCCGTTGCCAAAGCCTAGCAACTCTAGGGCCGCTTTTCTCCACACCATGAGAGAGAAGCGGCCCTGCCTACTCTCCCATTACAAGAGTACATAGCGAGTGAAGACGACCGTCTCAAACCGATCAGGCCAGAGCGTGCTGTATGGAACAATCACCCGACTCTCTCAGCGGAACGGACACAGCACCCTGTCCATCCGCACATGACCCGGCCACTCGTTGGGACGGTCATAGAAGCCTCGCTCTCATCCGACCACATCCTCCACCGTAGAGCCCTTC is a genomic window containing:
- a CDS encoding hemerythrin domain-containing protein; this encodes MSGKAAVAPGVIDMLKEDHEKVKRLFEEFESAEGKAQADIAATAIMELEVHADLEETLIYPAIREAIDEDEQMNEAVEEHHLVHVLIKELKKLAPKDDAFQAKFTVLGELLKHHIEEEEGEMFPMAQESKLDWAALETAVMKRKETLVNKFTRGKKPVAKA